The sequence below is a genomic window from Candidatus Omnitrophota bacterium.
CGTTTTAGAGGCAGCCGCCTGCATATATGTTTTAACTCCGTCTGTAATCTCATATTCGGTATCAACCGAATATACATAATTTACCATATCTTCCCGTTGGCCGGAATCAAAGCCCATGCGGTAAGTCAAGGTGGAGCCGATATTGAAATTATCCGCCATATGATATTTCAGGCGCGTGGCATTGATAATATTGTTGATATAGCTGTAATCTTCCCAAAGTGTTTTAGGAGCAGCAATCGTGGAATCAATAGACAGGTTATCGATTGTGCTTAATGAAAGGCTGGCGCCGCGCAAATTAGTAAGCCTTGTCCCGTCTGAATCACGCACCAAATAGGCCAGAGAATCGTCCATGCCGCCTTTAGTAAAATCAGAAACCCCATCGTTATATTCACCTTGCCTCCAGGCGTCAATCCATGGGCTTTCTTGCCACCAGATATGGTTGTTGGAAAGCTTCAGCGGATCATCTGATGTATAAGCCTGGTCCTGATAAGCTATGGGGAACACGCGTAATTTTATCCCTTCTTGCTTGTAATCCGCCCAGAATTCGCGCAGCGGCTGAAAGTAAGCGTTAATCTTCTTTGAAGGAATGATAAAGGTGTCGTGTAATCCGGTGCCAACATCAGCAAAAGCGCCAAGTACCGTGGCTTGGCTTGTGCTGCCGCTATGGACTTTTAATTCCGGCAGGCTTAATGAATTTCCATTTTGTAAGGTGTAGATAGTTTGCGCCAGAGTGTAATTGGTGTTTCCTAGATATAATAATTGCATCTGGGCGGGATCACCCCAGCCGCTTGTCACGGTGAACTTATCGCTTTTACCGATATAACTCCACGGGTCAGCGGTAATATTGCCATGGAAGTTCAAGCCTTCTTTATTTTGAGTATCTAAATTAACCCTTAAGCGGTCATATACGCGCGTGTCAAAGGTATTAGCCTTGCGGTTATACCCGGCAGTAGAAAGTATTCTCCAGTTTTTTTCATCCAAATCAGCGTTGGCCCTGTTGACTATAAAATCATCAGTATCCGCCCCCAGAGAAATCTGGGCTTCTCCCTCAACAGCAATATTGCCTACCTTAAGTTCTTCTTTCTGGGTTTCGGTATCTAATGCGGTTTTATCTTTCGCGGCGTAATAAGGGCTTGCGTAAGCAAGCTGTGTTTTTGCCTGATCCGGCTGTTCTTTGGGGATCGTTTTGTCTAAAGAATCTAGCAAGCGGGCCATTTCCTTTTCTCTTTTTACGGAATCTTCAAATTCTAACGCTTTATCCGAATGTAGCTTATTGGTTTTGGCTTGCGCGGCAGAACCTTGCGCGGGGGCATTGATCTTAGCGATATAATAATTGGCGGTTTGATTATCTGGTTCTAGTATAAGGACTTTTGAGAATTCTCTAAGTGATGCAGTAAAATCTCCCTGATTATAGTATTTTACCCCATTCTGGCAGAGATACTCTGCGGCCATACTTTGAGAATAGCCTAAATTTGCTATTCCCTGCAAGATAAAAGCTATTATGAATATTTTAGCAAAGTTTTTCTTCATCAATTGACCAATAAAAAAACCGCATTGGCTTTTTGGCCAATCCGGTTAAGTTTATATTGCGCATGTATCTGTTTCATTAAGTCCTAATTATATAAAATCCCTCCTTTTTGTCAAGAAAAAATAATTAAATTCTTCAATTATTCATCTTTATATTGCATCAGGTTGCTGGGTATAGAGCTAAAAGTAATCCTAAGCGAATGCATGAAACAGATCAAATAAGTTTTGCCATTATTTATGGCGTAGATGCTGCCTTTAAGGCGGCAGAAAAACCTTTCTTGCTGTTTTTGATCGTTATGCTCTTTTAACACATATAGGTATGGCTGGGGCTTTTCTATTTTCTCCGGGCGCACTTCGCGCACCGTGCAAATAAAATGCCTGCGGATAACGCTTCTAATGCCTTCTTTGTCCACGATTTCCGAAGCGCAGATTATGCGTCTGTTTTTTTCTTCGCAAGTCAGGTTTTTAAATACTAGATCCCTCATTTCGGCCCCTTTTTTAGAAACAGCCGGACTACTGGATAATTTATTCCCCCTGTTTTATCAGTAATCCGGCAACTTTCCCCTTTAATGCCATGGCTGGTGGGGAGATATTACACAAAAAGTATAACATCATAAGTTTAGTACTTTCAAGGGTATATGATGCTTTTTGAGAAAGCGCTTTCCAGGGGTTTTACTACAGCGGGTTATTTCTAAAGCTTAAGGCGGGGTTCTTTACCTTGAATGATCCGAAGGATGTTGGCGCGATGGCGCCAGGCCACTAAAAAACTTAAAATAAACGCGAAAATAAACAAGCTTAAGGGTTGTTTTAGGATAAAAATGCAGGCAGGAAAGGCCAAAGCCGCTATCACAGAGGCCAGGGATACCATTCTGAAAATCATAAAAACCGCCAGCCATATCACCAGCATTATGCCTAGGCTGATTGCTACCGCGTGTAGCTTTAAGGATATACCGATTAATACCCCTAAAGAAGTAGCTACGCCTTTACCGCCTTTAAATTTTAAGAATATAGTCCAGATGTGGCCAATAACGCAACTTGCGGCTATACAGATATACACAAACTCTTGGCTTAAGGCCTTATTCTGCGATAAGACATAATTACCTAATAAGATTACCGGGACGATCCCTTTTAAGACGTCAACCAAAAGAACGATAAACCCGGTTTTCTTGCCCAAAACGCGAAGCGCATTGGTTGCTCCAATATTACCGGAACCAAATTCGCGGATATCTATGCCTTTCAAAATCCTGCCGGCAAGATACGCGGTGGGTATAGAGCCGACTAGATAGCTAATGATGATTGCGGTTATCAATAACATAAAGCCAATTAAATCCTCTCTTGATATAATCCATACCGGAAATAAGCGTGAAAAATACCGCAATACCCCAAAAAATAAAAGCGATCTGTAATTGCAGAAGAACCGCGATTACAGATGCCATCTGGAAAGTAGTGGTCAATTTTCCCCATCGCGTAGGCTTAATGTCAATATTTTGTTTTACGATGTAGATTACAACCGCGCCAAGCAAAATAATCACGTCCCGGCTTATAACTACAAGGCTCACCCAGATAGGAAGCTTAATGTTGCCCGGGAATTGATCAATAATGGAAAGCATGATAAAAGAGCTCATTAAAAGCAGTTTATCCCCTAATGGATCAAGTACCATGCCGGCCTTGGATACCTGTTTTGCTTTTCTGGCAATATATCCGTCCACGGCATCGGAAACCGCGCCTAAGACAAAGATCCCTAAGGCTATAAAACGCAGGTAATCTTTTTGGGGTTGATAATAAATAAGGGTAGCGATAAAAAACGGAACAGTAAGGATGCGGAAAATGGATATTTTATTGGCGAAATTCATCTGTTTACTTAATAGCCCTGATCCTGTTCAATGGCCAATATATAAGAATGGCCTTACCGAGAATGTTGCCCTGCGGGACAAAACCCCAGAACCTGCTGTCTTGGGAATTAGCGGAGTTGTCCCCTAAAACAAAATATGAGCCCTTAGGCACAGTTATTTTTTCTCCTTCGCGCGCGTAGTTGCCGTGATTATAATAAAAATTACGGCTAAAAACATTCTCTGTAAGCGGTTTATCGTTTACGTATATGGTGCCGTTTTCTATTAAAACCGTATCTGCTTCTTTGGCAACCAAGCGTTTTATGAAATTCTTTTTCGGGTCTTCAGGATAAATAAATACTACTACATCTGCGGTTTGGGGCTTTCTAAATCCGGGCAGCCTCCAGCCCACAAAGGGCAGCCTGGGCCCGTAGATAAATTTATTCACCAGAATTATGTCTCCTACCATTAGCGTTTTTTGCATGGACCCGGTAGGTATTTTATACGGCTCAAAAAACAATATCCTTACTACTATGGCAAGCGCTAAAGCAACCAGAATAGACTCTGTCCATTCCCTTATCCTTGATTTAGGCCTCATATTTTTAAAACCTCCAGGAATGCCTCTTGGGGAATTTCTATTTTTCCGAATTGCTTCAACCTTTTTTTGCCCTGTTTCTGATTTTCCCAAAGTTTACGCTTACGAGTAATATCCCCTCCTGAGCATTTACTGGTCATGTGTTTTCCCGCGGGCCTTACCTTTTCTGAAGCAAGGATTTGATTCCCTACCGCCGCTTGGATGGCTACTTCAAATAACTGTCGGGGGATAAGTTCTTTTAATTTTGATACCAAGGCATGGGCCCGGGAATACGCGCGGTCTTTGAACATAATTGAAGAAAAGGCATCGCAAATAGTCCCGTTTATTAAAATGTCAAGCCTGACTAATTTGGTGGGAGTATATTGCTTGAATTCGTAATCCAATGAGCCATATCCTCTGGTCAAAGATTTTATGCGGTCATAAAAATCCACGATAATTTCAGAAAGCGGGATATCAAATATGATTTTTACCCTGTCTTCTCCGAGGTATTCATTAGAGCGGAAAATCCCCCTTCTTGACTTGGTAAAATTGCACACGTCCTCTATTTTATCTACCGGAACGATCATAAGCAGGCTGACATAGGGTTCTTGTGTGTCTTGGATGTCCTGCGGGGCAGGTAATTTTGCCGGAGTGTCTACCTCAATAATTTCTGCGCTATTTGTTGTTACGCGGTAGACTACATTAGGCACAGTAAGAATAAGATTAAGATTATGCTCGCGCTCTAATCTCTCCTGGACTATTTCCATATGCAATAAGCCTAAAAACCCGCAACGAAAACCTGAGCCAAACGACTGTGAATTTTCCGGCTCAAAAACAAATGATGCGTCGGATAATTTAAGTTTATCCATAGCATCACGCAAATAAGGAAAATCACTGGGATTTACCGGGTATATACCGCAGAAAACAAGCGGTTTCAACTGTTTGTATCCGGGCAGCGCTTGCTTGCACGGGTTTTTACTATCGGTGATTGTATCGCCTATGATTATTTCACGCGGATCACGGATATTAGCGGTAAAATAACCTACCTCTCCGCAAGATAAGGCGTCGGTTTGCGTGTATTTTAAGTTAAATGTGCCCAGTTCCTCTATTTTATAACTTGTGCCCGAATGCATCATGGTAAGAGGGGTTCTGTCATCTAATTTCCCGTCCATAATCCTGATAAAAACTACCACTCCTTTATAGATATCGAATCTACAATCAAAAACAAGCGCTTTGAGCGGATTATCGGGATTGCCGCTTGGAGGAGGGATTACTTCTACGATGCGTTCCAATATCTCTTGGACCCCTGTGCCTTCTTTGGCAGAAGCTAATAAAACATCTTCCTGGCGGAATCCCAGTACAGAAACAATCTGCTTTTTTACCCTAGGCACATCCGCGCAAGAAAGGTCAATTTTATTTATTACCGGGATCATCTGCAGGTCGTTTTCCAAAGCCAGATAGTAATTCGCTACTGTCTGCGCTTCAATACCCTGCCCCGCGTCAACCACAAGAAGAGCCCCTTCGCAGGCGGCAAGCGATTTAGAGACTTCATAGGTAAAATCCACGTGCCCGGGTGTATCAATCAGGTTTAAAACATATTCTTTTTTGTTTTTCTTGGAGTAGAAATTAAGCCTGACCATGGAAGCTTTGATGGTGATGCCTCTTTCTTTTTCAAGGTCCATATCATCTAAAAGCTGGTCTCCCTTGTGAGAGCGGTCCACTACTCCGGTTATCTCTAGTATCCGGTCAGCAAGGGTAGACTTGCCATGGTCTATATGGGCTATGATAGAAAAATTCCTGATGAGCTCTTTATTCATTGGGCGAATTAAGTATGTTTAAGATCTTATCTACAACTTGGTCAATGGAAAGGCTGGTAGTATCCACAAGTATCGCGTCATCGGCTTTTTTAAGCGGGGCAGTTTCACGC
It includes:
- the plsY gene encoding glycerol-3-phosphate 1-O-acyltransferase PlsY, which gives rise to MLLITAIIISYLVGSIPTAYLAGRILKGIDIREFGSGNIGATNALRVLGKKTGFIVLLVDVLKGIVPVILLGNYVLSQNKALSQEFVYICIAASCVIGHIWTIFLKFKGGKGVATSLGVLIGISLKLHAVAISLGIMLVIWLAVFMIFRMVSLASVIAALAFPACIFILKQPLSLFIFAFILSFLVAWRHRANILRIIQGKEPRLKL
- the lepA gene encoding translation elongation factor 4; translated protein: MNKELIRNFSIIAHIDHGKSTLADRILEITGVVDRSHKGDQLLDDMDLEKERGITIKASMVRLNFYSKKNKKEYVLNLIDTPGHVDFTYEVSKSLAACEGALLVVDAGQGIEAQTVANYYLALENDLQMIPVINKIDLSCADVPRVKKQIVSVLGFRQEDVLLASAKEGTGVQEILERIVEVIPPPSGNPDNPLKALVFDCRFDIYKGVVVFIRIMDGKLDDRTPLTMMHSGTSYKIEELGTFNLKYTQTDALSCGEVGYFTANIRDPREIIIGDTITDSKNPCKQALPGYKQLKPLVFCGIYPVNPSDFPYLRDAMDKLKLSDASFVFEPENSQSFGSGFRCGFLGLLHMEIVQERLEREHNLNLILTVPNVVYRVTTNSAEIIEVDTPAKLPAPQDIQDTQEPYVSLLMIVPVDKIEDVCNFTKSRRGIFRSNEYLGEDRVKIIFDIPLSEIIVDFYDRIKSLTRGYGSLDYEFKQYTPTKLVRLDILINGTICDAFSSIMFKDRAYSRAHALVSKLKELIPRQLFEVAIQAAVGNQILASEKVRPAGKHMTSKCSGGDITRKRKLWENQKQGKKRLKQFGKIEIPQEAFLEVLKI
- the lepB gene encoding signal peptidase I; the protein is MRPKSRIREWTESILVALALAIVVRILFFEPYKIPTGSMQKTLMVGDIILVNKFIYGPRLPFVGWRLPGFRKPQTADVVVFIYPEDPKKNFIKRLVAKEADTVLIENGTIYVNDKPLTENVFSRNFYYNHGNYAREGEKITVPKGSYFVLGDNSANSQDSRFWGFVPQGNILGKAILIYWPLNRIRAIK
- a CDS encoding CDP-alcohol phosphatidyltransferase family protein; this translates as MNFANKISIFRILTVPFFIATLIYYQPQKDYLRFIALGIFVLGAVSDAVDGYIARKAKQVSKAGMVLDPLGDKLLLMSSFIMLSIIDQFPGNIKLPIWVSLVVISRDVIILLGAVVIYIVKQNIDIKPTRWGKLTTTFQMASVIAVLLQLQIAFIFWGIAVFFTLISGMDYIKRGFNWLYVIDNRNHH